The DNA segment AGACTAAGACCGACAGGCTCAGAAATGAAGCGTTTTTAAGACAATGTGAGGCGGAGTTGATTTATCGCAAGTTTTTGGAGGGACTGAAGAGGAAAGTTCCCGCCGCAAAGTGCCGCGGGAAAACAGGGCGTCAGGCGGAGAAAAAAGCCATCAGTACCGGTGACAACAGGCTAAGCACGAAGCCGTGAACGACAGCTGGCGGTACCATGTCCAGCCCGCCGCTGCGCTGTAAGACCGGCAGCGTGAAGTCCATCGACGTCGCGCCGCACAGGCCGAGCGCGGTGGAACGGCTGCTGCGTACTAAGGTCGGGATCAGCATGATGGCGCAGAGTTCGCGCGCCAGATCGTTGAAGAACGCGGCGCTACCGATGACCGGCCCGAACGAGTCAGTCAGTACAATACCGGAAAGGGAATACCAGCCGTAACCGGAGGCCAGTGCCAGTCCGGTTTTCAGCGGCAGGCCGAGCAGCATTGCGGCTACAGCCCCGCCGATCAGTGCGCTTAATGCCACCACCAATGCGACGATGATGCCGCGACGATTCAAAATGATCTGGCGCAACGTCATACTGCTGTTGCGCAGCTGAATGCCCACCAGCGCCAGCAGGAACAGCAGCGCTATTTCGCTGGCCTGTGAGGCGAACGTCAGCCAGTGCCATTCGGTCAGACCGAGTGCGAAGCCGCCAATCACTACGCCGCACAATTTAAGTGACTCAAGCGCCATGTGTAAACGCGACGGTAATTTTTCCTGTTTAAACTGGGTTTTCCAGGGGCGGCGGCGTTCGAGCAGCCACAGCGCGGCGTAGTTCATCACAAAAATACACAAGAAACAGACGGCGGCGTATTTGAAAATCAGCAGTAAATTAGTACTCAGGTTATCGAGGAAGGCCAGGCTGATGCCCATAATGAACAGGATGACGTACACCATCCAGCTCAGCATCTGGTTAACGATGTTTAGCAACGACCGGTTTTTGACCGGAATAAGGTAACCGACGATCAGCGGCAAAAGAATAATCAACAGGCCGGAATACATGAGGTAAAAATCCCTGAAAAGTGAGGTTCCATGAGAGGAGCGCGGCACAGAAAATACCGCCCGACACGCTAACCAAAAGTTATCTGACTGTAAAGCAGCTTCGGTACACAGAGATCCGCGGACAACCTTGACGCGAACCGATTTTTCACGCCATGCTCAGGAATGTAATGAGCGCACAGGAGGCGTCTGATGTATCTGGAACACATTGATATTGTCGGTTTTCGTGGTATTAACCGGCTTTCTCTGACACTGACTCAGCCCGCACAACGTGGCGCATCGATAACCGGCTCAGCACATCAGGGGCAGACCGAATCCTTTCTGACCAATACCGTATTAATCGGGGAAAACGCCTGGGGTAAATCCAGTCTGCTGGATGCCCTGACCCTGTTGCTCGCGCCTGAACCAAAACTCTACTGCTTCAAAGAAGAAGATTTCTATTTTCCTGCAGGAGAAAAGGAATCTAAATCACAGTATCTGCACATTGTGTTTACCTTTT comes from the Enterobacteriaceae bacterium Kacie_13 genome and includes:
- a CDS encoding DUF340 domain-containing protein, whose translation is MYSGLLIILLPLIVGYLIPVKNRSLLNIVNQMLSWMVYVILFIMGISLAFLDNLSTNLLLIFKYAAVCFLCIFVMNYAALWLLERRRPWKTQFKQEKLPSRLHMALESLKLCGVVIGGFALGLTEWHWLTFASQASEIALLFLLALVGIQLRNSSMTLRQIILNRRGIIVALVVALSALIGGAVAAMLLGLPLKTGLALASGYGWYSLSGIVLTDSFGPVIGSAAFFNDLARELCAIMLIPTLVRSSRSTALGLCGATSMDFTLPVLQRSGGLDMVPPAVVHGFVLSLLSPVLMAFFSA